Proteins co-encoded in one Sulfuricystis thermophila genomic window:
- the dsrO gene encoding sulfate reduction electron transfer complex DsrMKJOP subunit DsrO: MSEDRIENKSRRSFVGAAAVAGAGVGVAALAPGLKLIEVAGAAPRAPGEPASSAVRWGMLIDTTKCASGCDACVKACATENGINETVKDARQGSQWIRKIDLKDPKTGQEHSLPMLCQHCEHPPCVDVCPTGASMKRADGIVLVDRHICIGCRYCMMACPYKARSLVHMPLTEQNPLVPRGQGCVEACTFCVHRVDRGQEPACVEACPEKAMLFGNLNDPASEIAQRVAKEKTTQVRADLKLNLGVRYQGI, encoded by the coding sequence ATGAGCGAAGACCGCATCGAGAACAAATCGCGCCGTAGCTTCGTCGGCGCGGCAGCCGTTGCCGGCGCCGGCGTCGGCGTCGCCGCGCTGGCGCCTGGTCTCAAACTGATCGAAGTCGCCGGTGCCGCCCCGCGTGCGCCGGGCGAGCCCGCATCCTCCGCCGTGCGCTGGGGAATGCTGATCGACACCACCAAGTGCGCGAGCGGTTGCGATGCCTGCGTCAAGGCCTGCGCGACCGAGAACGGCATCAACGAAACCGTCAAGGACGCACGCCAGGGTTCGCAGTGGATCCGCAAGATCGATCTCAAAGATCCCAAGACGGGGCAGGAGCATTCGTTGCCGATGCTCTGTCAGCATTGCGAACATCCGCCCTGTGTCGATGTCTGTCCCACCGGCGCTTCCATGAAGCGTGCCGATGGCATCGTGCTGGTCGACCGCCACATCTGCATCGGCTGCCGTTACTGCATGATGGCCTGCCCCTACAAGGCGCGCTCGCTGGTGCATATGCCGCTCACCGAACAAAATCCGCTGGTACCGCGCGGCCAGGGGTGCGTGGAAGCCTGCACCTTCTGCGTGCATCGGGTCGATCGCGGCCAAGAGCCGGCCTGTGTCGAGGCCTGTCCGGAAAAAGCCATGCTGTTCGGCAATCTCAACGATCCGGCGAGCGAGATCGCCCAGCGCGTTGCGAAAGAAAAGACCACGCAGGTGCGCGCTGATCTGAAACTGAATCTTGGCGTGCGTTACCAGGGAATCTGA
- the nrfD gene encoding NrfD/PsrC family molybdoenzyme membrane anchor subunit produces MQSALTQSLRIPNFYLLAAIGAILTVAGTLAAFYMEHHGHQVTGMNNQVFWGLPHVFAIFLIVGASGVLNVASIGTVFGKKVYKPRGPLSGLLAITMLAAGLFVIMLDLGRADRLIVAMTHVNWTSVFGWNMVLYPVFFGLVGLYVWLLLDRKMYAYSKAAGTAAFIWRLVMTTGTGSIFGFVVARQAYHSAIIAPMFIIMSFAWGLAMFLLFQTAMYKWQGGQLDEQIRQRLNNVLGTFVAAVAYFVVVYHLTNIYYAKQTAFEHFILVSGGIYPQLFWGGFVVVGTILPLLFVFVPALRSMPSSSVLASICTILGGLAFLYVFIIGGQAYPLEMFPGMEVKSSFFDGVVDPYTPSLPEILLSIGGFGLYFLLSLIAVQVLPFMPQDDMAQLQASGALHD; encoded by the coding sequence ATGCAATCCGCCCTCACCCAAAGTCTGCGCATACCGAACTTCTACCTCTTGGCAGCCATTGGCGCCATCCTGACCGTGGCTGGCACGCTTGCCGCTTTCTACATGGAGCATCATGGCCACCAGGTGACCGGCATGAACAACCAGGTCTTCTGGGGCTTGCCACACGTGTTCGCGATCTTTCTGATCGTCGGCGCCTCGGGCGTGCTCAACGTCGCCTCGATCGGCACCGTCTTCGGCAAGAAGGTCTATAAACCCCGCGGGCCGCTTTCGGGATTGCTGGCGATCACCATGCTGGCTGCCGGTCTGTTCGTGATCATGCTCGACCTGGGGCGCGCCGATCGCCTCATCGTCGCGATGACCCATGTCAACTGGACCTCGGTGTTCGGCTGGAACATGGTGCTCTATCCCGTGTTTTTTGGCTTGGTGGGCCTCTACGTCTGGCTGCTGCTCGACCGCAAGATGTACGCCTACTCCAAGGCAGCCGGCACGGCGGCCTTCATCTGGCGGCTGGTGATGACCACCGGTACCGGCTCGATCTTCGGCTTCGTCGTCGCACGCCAGGCCTACCATTCCGCGATCATCGCCCCGATGTTCATCATCATGTCGTTCGCCTGGGGACTGGCGATGTTCCTGCTTTTCCAAACAGCCATGTACAAATGGCAGGGTGGCCAGCTCGATGAGCAAATCCGCCAGCGGCTCAACAATGTGCTGGGAACCTTCGTCGCGGCGGTCGCCTATTTCGTCGTCGTCTATCATCTGACCAACATCTACTACGCGAAGCAGACGGCCTTCGAACACTTCATCCTCGTCTCCGGCGGCATTTATCCGCAACTGTTCTGGGGCGGCTTCGTCGTCGTCGGCACGATCCTCCCGCTGCTGTTCGTCTTCGTCCCCGCACTGCGCAGCATGCCTTCGTCCAGCGTGCTGGCCTCGATTTGCACCATCCTCGGTGGCTTGGCCTTCCTGTATGTTTTCATCATCGGCGGGCAAGCCTATCCGCTCGAAATGTTCCCGGGCATGGAGGTGAAGAGCAGCTTCTTCGATGGTGTGGTCGATCCCTACACGCCCAGCCTGCCCGAGATCCTCCTCAGCATTGGCGGATTCGGCCTGTATTTCCTGCTCAGTCTGATCGCCGTGCAGGTGTTGCCTTTCATGCCGCAGGACGACATGGCCCAGCTGCAGGCATCGGGCGCGTTACACGACTAA
- a CDS encoding cobyrinate a,c-diamide synthase: protein MHRFLISAAHKSSGKTTLSIGLCAALRARGLTVQPFKKGPDYIDPLWLSTAAGRGCRNLDFFLSPHDEILRQFSYGHDADVCLVEGNKGLYDGLALDGSNSNAALARLLDLPVILVLDARGQTRGIAPLILGYQAFDPAIRIAGVILNRLGGSRHEAKLRAVVEHYTHVPVLGAVHEDPRLAVVERHLGLMPANEAAQAEQTIAAIAERVAQQVDLERLLAITKTDAVLPPPPPRPVPPSPKIRVAIARDAAFGFYYTDDLEALEDAGAELVPFDTLRDAHLPPCDALLIGGGFPESFLDELSANSSLREEIRSAIAAGMPAYAECGGLMYLARSITWQGKSRPMVGIIPGDILMHDKPVGRGYVLIEPTPDHPWWSGECRPASADSSKKGGARRDAPISASADSSKKGGARRDAPISAGADFPIIHAHEFHYSEIRGLPADQRYAYRVKRGHGTDGQHDGILCHNLLASYTHLRGTAGCDWPERFIRFVRQCTIPTPETIPCSP from the coding sequence ATGCACCGTTTCCTGATCTCCGCCGCGCACAAGTCCTCGGGCAAGACCACGCTATCCATCGGACTGTGTGCGGCGCTGCGCGCACGCGGTCTCACCGTCCAGCCTTTCAAGAAAGGGCCGGACTACATCGATCCGCTCTGGCTCTCCACAGCCGCCGGCCGTGGCTGCCGCAATCTCGACTTCTTCCTGTCGCCGCACGATGAAATCCTGCGGCAATTCAGTTACGGCCACGATGCCGACGTCTGCCTGGTCGAGGGCAACAAGGGACTCTACGACGGCCTCGCCCTCGATGGCAGCAACAGCAATGCCGCGCTGGCCCGACTCCTCGACCTGCCGGTGATCCTCGTCCTCGACGCGCGCGGCCAGACGCGCGGCATCGCCCCGCTGATCCTCGGCTACCAGGCCTTCGATCCGGCGATCCGCATCGCCGGCGTGATCCTCAACCGTCTCGGCGGCAGCCGTCACGAAGCCAAACTGCGCGCCGTCGTCGAGCATTACACCCATGTGCCGGTGCTCGGTGCGGTCCACGAAGACCCCCGACTGGCCGTGGTCGAGCGCCATCTCGGCCTGATGCCGGCGAACGAAGCCGCACAGGCCGAGCAGACCATCGCCGCGATCGCCGAGCGTGTCGCCCAGCAGGTCGATCTCGAACGGCTGCTGGCCATCACCAAGACCGATGCCGTCCTCCCCCCTCCTCCGCCCCGCCCGGTCCCGCCCAGCCCAAAAATCCGCGTGGCCATCGCCCGCGATGCCGCCTTCGGCTTCTACTACACCGACGATCTCGAAGCGCTCGAGGATGCCGGCGCTGAGCTGGTGCCCTTCGATACCCTTCGCGATGCGCACCTGCCGCCCTGTGACGCGCTGCTGATCGGCGGCGGCTTTCCGGAATCCTTTCTCGACGAGTTATCAGCCAACAGCAGCCTGCGCGAGGAGATCCGTTCCGCCATCGCCGCGGGCATGCCCGCCTATGCCGAGTGCGGCGGATTGATGTACCTCGCCCGTTCGATCACCTGGCAAGGCAAATCCCGGCCGATGGTCGGCATAATTCCAGGCGACATTCTGATGCACGACAAACCGGTCGGCCGCGGTTATGTGCTGATCGAGCCCACCCCCGACCATCCCTGGTGGTCGGGAGAGTGCCGTCCCGCCAGCGCCGACTCTTCGAAAAAAGGCGGCGCCCGGCGGGACGCTCCCATTTCCGCCAGCGCCGACTCTTCGAAAAAAGGCGGCGCCCGGCGGGACGCTCCCATTTCCGCCGGCGCCGACTTTCCGATCATCCATGCCCACGAATTCCATTATTCGGAGATTCGCGGGCTGCCGGCCGACCAGCGCTATGCCTATCGGGTCAAACGCGGCCATGGCACCGATGGCCAGCACGACGGCATTCTTTGCCACAATCTGCTGGCCTCTTACACCCATCTGCGCGGCACGGCCGGTTGCGACTGGCCGGAACGCTTCATCCGCTTCGTCAGACAATGTACCATTCCGACCCCGGAGACCATCCCATGTTCACCCTGA
- a CDS encoding HesB/IscA family protein gives MFTLTPAAAQEILSAAAAYQHDDDEIPCLRVAAKLEDGEIVYGMGFDEQREQDTVVESCGVTVLISPLSRDLLADATLDFVELRPGEFQFVFLHPETAPGAGGGCASRSSGCGSCGGGSTGGCS, from the coding sequence ATGTTCACCCTGACCCCCGCCGCCGCCCAGGAGATCCTCTCTGCCGCTGCGGCCTATCAGCACGACGACGATGAAATCCCCTGCCTGCGCGTCGCGGCCAAGCTCGAAGACGGCGAGATCGTCTATGGCATGGGCTTCGACGAGCAGCGCGAGCAGGACACCGTCGTCGAATCCTGCGGGGTGACCGTGCTGATCTCCCCATTGAGCCGCGATCTGCTTGCCGACGCGACGCTCGATTTCGTCGAACTGCGGCCCGGTGAGTTCCAGTTCGTCTTCCTGCACCCCGAAACGGCTCCAGGCGCAGGGGGCGGCTGTGCCAGCCGCAGCAGCGGGTGCGGCAGTTGTGGTGGCGGTTCGACGGGAGGTTGCAGCTGA
- a CDS encoding HD-GYP domain-containing protein — MTNHDSEAQFIDIADLRIGMYVYVDLGWIKHPFALNSFKISSQEQIDTLIELGVKRIRWSPEKSDLEPPAGNVQHAATGHEDAPADDSQQKVGADGTAPPAATDAKAADEAIHSGTANRQAITERIVAEAAALAEERRRRQEMLAVQQSSLEICEREFTTAAKSYRQLAELVTSQPETARERAAAIVGRMLEDMLCQEETAIRLLSETAGDRTSQHSINVTVIALLLGKALGLDSARLETLAHGALLHDIGLIELPERLRWIDSQFTTAERRLYQEHVAHGVKLGERMKLPPEQRVIIAQHHELADGRGFPARLRGEEIDPLARIVALVNLYDNLCNPAHPAQALTPHEAQRLIFAQMRNQFDPKVLMPFIRMMGVYPPGSVVELTDGRFALVVSVNAARPLKPNVIIFDPRIPREEALIEDLEQAGDLGIRRSLKPLQLPKAAFDYLSPRQRICYFFERAMPVHEHGPSR; from the coding sequence ATGACCAACCACGACAGCGAAGCCCAATTCATCGACATCGCCGATCTGCGCATCGGCATGTACGTCTATGTCGATCTGGGCTGGATCAAGCATCCCTTCGCGCTCAACAGCTTCAAGATCAGCTCGCAGGAGCAGATCGACACGCTGATCGAACTGGGTGTCAAGCGCATCCGCTGGTCGCCGGAAAAGAGCGATCTCGAACCACCCGCCGGGAATGTCCAGCATGCAGCGACCGGGCATGAGGACGCCCCGGCGGACGATAGCCAACAAAAAGTCGGCGCTGACGGGACGGCACCCCCCGCTGCCACCGACGCAAAAGCCGCCGATGAAGCGATCCATTCCGGCACAGCGAACCGCCAAGCGATCACCGAGCGCATCGTCGCCGAGGCCGCTGCCCTTGCCGAGGAACGCCGCCGGCGGCAGGAGATGCTCGCCGTCCAGCAGAGCAGCCTGGAAATCTGCGAACGCGAATTCACCACCGCGGCGAAGAGCTACCGCCAGCTCGCCGAGCTGGTCACCAGTCAGCCGGAAACCGCCCGCGAACGCGCCGCCGCGATCGTCGGCAGGATGCTCGAGGACATGCTCTGCCAGGAAGAAACGGCGATCCGTCTGCTCTCCGAAACCGCAGGCGATCGCACCTCGCAGCATTCCATCAACGTCACCGTCATCGCCCTGCTGCTGGGAAAGGCGCTCGGCCTTGACAGCGCACGGCTCGAAACGCTCGCCCATGGCGCACTGCTACACGACATCGGCTTGATCGAGCTGCCGGAACGGCTGCGCTGGATCGACAGCCAATTCACCACCGCCGAGCGGCGACTCTATCAGGAGCACGTCGCCCATGGTGTCAAGCTTGGCGAGCGCATGAAGCTGCCCCCCGAACAGCGGGTCATCATCGCGCAACACCACGAGCTGGCCGATGGACGGGGTTTTCCCGCCAGGCTGCGCGGCGAAGAAATCGACCCTCTGGCGCGCATCGTCGCCCTGGTCAATCTCTACGACAACCTCTGCAACCCCGCCCATCCGGCCCAGGCGCTCACGCCGCACGAAGCCCAACGGCTGATCTTCGCGCAGATGCGCAACCAGTTCGACCCGAAGGTGTTGATGCCCTTCATCCGCATGATGGGCGTCTATCCGCCCGGCTCGGTGGTCGAGCTCACCGATGGACGCTTCGCCCTCGTCGTCTCCGTCAATGCGGCACGCCCCCTCAAACCGAACGTGATCATTTTCGATCCGCGCATCCCACGCGAAGAGGCGCTCATCGAAGACCTCGAACAGGCAGGAGACCTCGGCATCCGCCGCAGCCTGAAACCGCTGCAGTTGCCGAAAGCCGCCTTCGATTATCTGTCGCCGCGCCAGCGCATCTGTTACTTTTTCGAGCGGGCGATGCCCGTTCATGAGCACGGGCCCAGCCGATGA
- a CDS encoding sensor domain-containing protein, which yields MKDRTWQPLIEGMLEAVWIVDALELRVLAVNRAASEMLGIPAANLVGKPVVELAATPEDVYFWEDVAAGLADQIHSETLLRRADGTTLPVERRVSRITLSDAASIFLVGIRDQSEERRIEDELEKLVAELRATLESTADGILVTDPNGVIRGYNHRFAELWDLPQELTTQRNDAAIHGWMAQNVVDATTYSARLTMIARSPLIEATDTLVLKSGKILERVTLPQYARGRPIGRVYSFRDITRRVTDESRLQLAAKVFSASLDAIFVTDPEMTLIDANPACERLTGLSREELIGKHTYDILSDMVSREHFAAQVDTALQTHGYWDGEAWHRNRAGNTLPCQASLVRVLDNQGVLLHTIGFFKDLSETVNAKKRIEELAYTDALTGLPNRLLLNERIEFALGLAHREKIGFALLFLDLDRFKQINDSLGHMFGDRVLVCVAERIKDCLRQVDTAARLGGDEFLILLHKTDARGAEIIARRILNSLSQPFVLDDFSFTITCSIGIALYPDDGETMDDLIKNADAAMYHVKERGRAGFRFYQRQMNVGLLSRMKIDHAMRQALANPTAESHFQLYFQPQVRFSDNVITGAEALLRWRDAELGEIPPAQFIQIAEESGVIVSIGNWVLDAAVAQCAAWQAKGIDLTMAINVSPLQFQQADFVERVGQTLKKYALPPRLLELELTESILIQDVEDAMRRLAALAALGVQLAIDDFGTGYSSLSYLKRFPIHRLKIDRSFIQDLPDEESDTAIVNAIIQLANALRLAVIAEGVETTAQQDFLIAAGCQEYQGYLCTAALPAPDFEAFLARHRQANASQ from the coding sequence ATGAAAGACCGCACCTGGCAACCGTTGATCGAAGGCATGCTCGAAGCGGTCTGGATCGTCGACGCCCTCGAGCTACGCGTCCTCGCCGTCAACCGCGCTGCCAGCGAAATGCTCGGCATCCCGGCGGCGAATCTGGTCGGCAAGCCGGTCGTCGAACTCGCCGCCACCCCCGAAGACGTTTATTTCTGGGAAGACGTCGCCGCGGGACTCGCCGACCAGATCCATTCCGAAACGCTGTTGCGCCGAGCCGACGGCACGACGCTGCCGGTCGAGCGCCGTGTCAGCCGTATCACGCTCAGCGATGCGGCGAGCATCTTCCTGGTCGGCATCCGCGATCAATCCGAAGAACGGCGCATCGAGGACGAGCTGGAAAAACTCGTCGCCGAGCTGCGCGCTACCCTCGAATCGACCGCCGACGGCATCCTCGTCACCGACCCGAACGGCGTGATCCGCGGCTACAACCACCGCTTCGCGGAACTCTGGGACCTGCCGCAGGAACTGACGACGCAACGCAACGACGCGGCGATCCACGGCTGGATGGCACAAAACGTCGTCGATGCCACGACCTACTCGGCGCGCCTGACGATGATCGCGCGCTCGCCGCTCATCGAAGCCACCGACACGCTGGTGCTGAAGAGCGGCAAGATCCTCGAGCGCGTCACCCTGCCGCAGTATGCGCGCGGCCGACCGATCGGACGCGTCTATTCCTTCCGCGACATCACCCGGCGCGTCACCGACGAATCCCGCCTCCAGCTCGCCGCCAAGGTTTTTTCCGCCAGCCTCGATGCGATCTTCGTCACCGATCCCGAGATGACGCTGATCGACGCCAACCCGGCCTGCGAGCGGCTCACCGGACTTTCCCGCGAGGAATTGATCGGCAAGCACACTTACGACATCCTCAGCGACATGGTCTCGCGCGAGCATTTCGCCGCGCAGGTGGACACGGCCTTGCAGACACACGGCTATTGGGATGGCGAGGCCTGGCACCGCAACCGCGCCGGCAATACCCTGCCCTGCCAGGCATCACTGGTGCGCGTGCTCGACAACCAGGGCGTACTACTCCACACCATCGGCTTCTTCAAGGACCTCTCCGAAACGGTCAATGCCAAGAAGCGCATCGAAGAGCTGGCCTACACCGACGCGCTGACCGGTCTGCCGAACCGGCTGTTGCTCAACGAACGCATCGAATTCGCGCTCGGCCTCGCCCACCGCGAGAAGATCGGTTTCGCACTGCTGTTCCTCGATCTCGACCGCTTCAAACAGATCAACGACTCGCTCGGCCACATGTTCGGTGACCGCGTGCTCGTCTGCGTCGCCGAACGCATCAAGGATTGTTTGCGCCAGGTCGATACCGCCGCCCGCCTTGGTGGCGACGAGTTCCTCATCCTGCTGCACAAGACCGATGCCCGCGGCGCGGAAATCATCGCCCGGCGCATCCTCAACAGCCTCTCGCAGCCCTTCGTCCTCGACGACTTTTCCTTCACCATCACCTGCAGCATCGGCATCGCGCTCTATCCCGACGACGGCGAGACGATGGACGACCTGATCAAGAACGCCGACGCAGCGATGTACCACGTCAAGGAACGCGGCCGCGCCGGTTTCCGCTTCTATCAGCGGCAGATGAACGTCGGCCTGCTCTCGCGCATGAAGATCGACCATGCGATGCGCCAGGCACTGGCCAATCCCACCGCCGAGAGCCACTTCCAGCTCTACTTTCAGCCACAGGTACGCTTCAGCGACAACGTAATCACCGGCGCCGAAGCCCTGCTGCGCTGGCGCGATGCCGAGCTGGGCGAAATCCCGCCGGCGCAGTTCATCCAGATCGCCGAGGAATCCGGCGTGATCGTCAGCATCGGCAACTGGGTGCTCGATGCGGCGGTCGCCCAATGCGCCGCCTGGCAAGCGAAAGGCATCGATCTGACGATGGCCATCAACGTCTCGCCGCTGCAGTTCCAGCAAGCCGATTTCGTCGAGCGTGTCGGCCAGACGCTGAAAAAATACGCCCTGCCCCCCCGGCTGCTCGAACTCGAACTCACCGAGTCGATCCTGATCCAGGACGTCGAAGATGCCATGCGCCGCCTCGCAGCGCTCGCCGCCCTCGGCGTGCAGCTGGCGATCGACGACTTCGGCACCGGCTATTCGAGTCTTTCCTATCTGAAACGCTTCCCGATCCACCGGCTGAAAATCGACCGCTCCTTCATCCAGGACCTGCCGGACGAAGAAAGCGACACGGCGATCGTCAATGCCATCATCCAGCTCGCCAACGCTCTGCGCCTCGCCGTCATCGCCGAAGGCGTCGAAACCACCGCGCAGCAGGATTTCCTCATCGCCGCCGGCTGCCAGGAATATCAGGGCTACCTGTGCACTGCCGCTCTGCCAGCGCCGGATTTCGAAGCCTTCCTCGCGCGCCATCGACAGGCAAACGCCTCGCAATGA